The DNA region cctcgATTAGCttgttctggtgtgtttgattagggttggagctaaaatctgcaggacaccggacctctaggaacaagtttggtgatctcTGCCATAGAGGTTCAATCGCAAAATGATCTACTGTAGGTTTCCTCAGAAAAAAACAGTCTAAAGCATTCACATGCTGTTTAAATGCTGTGCTGTCAGTCTTAAAGtccatatattataataaaagaaCCAAGGGTGTAGAATTGGAATGGACAGAGGAGACATGCCTTCACCAAAATCCACCaactactgaaatgtccctaCTAATACTTTAATCAACTTTAAAAGAAAGTAATGCTCCGTCAACCCTTATTAAGCTACACATGCACAAAGTCAAGATCGCTACAAGTTCACCATAATACTATTAACCAAGACTGTGCAATTAATCCAAATTCCCTTTCTCCATGaatatgaaaaacaataatcgggataaaacagttaaattgcGTCACACACCTCTCCaatttctctacattcatacctcctcaaagccCGACTGCAGTAAAATCGAGTAAATGGACTTTTGAAGCATGGGATgtgattgttatttgtattattaagtgtttattttatattattaagtactttattcatgtttttaaaagcccAAAACTAAATTTGTACTGTTCAATGCATGCGCTCTTGGAATGTATTTCCCCACCAATGTCAAAAGCTCATCTACGCCCTTGAAAAGGACTGTCTGATTGTAACGAAAACTCCTTTTCTCTCCACAGACTGTAAAAAGGCCTCGCAAGGTGGCTGTCCTCAAGCGCCCGCCGTCCCCGAGCGGGGATAGCCGTGATTACAACATTTCCAGTTATTATCCTGAGGACAGCCGCAGTGTGCACAGTGACCCAGACTCAGATTACCCTCGGGGAAACGGCGGTCTGGGCTACCCCCGTGACCGAGAGCGTGACCGCAGCCTCGATAAGAGCCGGATAGACTACCTAGATCCGGATTACCGCAGCCAGGACTATGACTCCCGGCGCGAGCGAAGCCGAGGCAGGAGCACGGATAGATCCCCCAGCACTGACAGTGGGTACCGGAGGGACGGCAGCAGGGGCCGGACGCTGGAGCGCGGGTCTAGCCCGGAGCCTCGATATCAACGGCAGCACAGCAGAGGCCGCGGTGGAGGAAGCCCTGCTGGAAGCTATAGCCGGGACCAGGGCTACGACACGCGGAGGTATGACACGCAGGACAGGATGATCAGGAGTCACAGCAGGGACCGGTTGCAGGATCACTCGCCCTCGCCCAGCAGAGAGCGGGACAGGGGAAGAGACCGGTTTAACTATGAGCCCCTGGAGCCACCCGTCAATGTGACGCTGGTCAAAAACAGGCCCAATGAAGGTGAGACTGCGGGATTGGATTGTCTTTAATAGCATGTTTTGAATGGATTAAAGGTGCAGtcaaactgaatattattcagACCTTAGATCAAGTTTATTTTACTAGTTTTGCTAAAACTTTCTTCATAAATTCGACCGAAAACCAGCAGGAAATTAAgaagctacagttgaagtcaaaatgattggcccttctcttcatttttttctttttccaaataTATTCCAAATCGTGTTTAAgagagcaataataataataataataataattattattattattattattataagtattattattattaataataataataataattattattattattattattatattatttataataattattattgttattattattattattaaatgaataatataatattattatattatttattattattatataatattttttcttctgtagaaagtcttatttgttatatt from Danio rerio strain Tuebingen ecotype United States chromosome 8, GRCz12tu, whole genome shotgun sequence includes:
- the tjp2b gene encoding tight junction protein ZO-2b isoform 3 (isoform 3 is encoded by transcript variant 3), whose amino-acid sequence is MAVRFLHQSSGMEETVWEQYTVTLQRDAKMGFGIAVSGGRDNPNVESGETSIIVSDVLPGGPADGLLFENDRVIQVNTIAMNNVPHSFAVQSLRKCGKVAKITVKRPRKVAVLKRPPSPSGDSRDYNISSYYPEDSRSVHSDPDSDYPRGNGGLGYPRDRERDRSLDKSRIDYLDPDYRSQDYDSRRERSRGRSTDRSPSTDSGYRRDGSRGRTLERGSSPEPRYQRQHSRGRGGGSPAGSYSRDQGYDTRRYDTQDRMIRSHSRDRLQDHSPSPSRERDRGRDRFNYEPLEPPVNVTLVKNRPNEEYGLRLGSQIFIKEMTSTGLAARDGNLQEGDIILKINGTVTENLSLSDAGKLIEKSRGKLQLVVQRDHRQILVRIPALADSDSEPDDNTDMSYF